The Daucus carota subsp. sativus chromosome 7, DH1 v3.0, whole genome shotgun sequence genome window below encodes:
- the LOC108196506 gene encoding VIN3-like protein 1 isoform X5, with amino-acid sequence MREFMQVPPMMASGVQSLSSSVQSTPEKNGQSDGSRSPELLQEYLISGPRKDLFQTCLDKEKKHSASSKCKMLDHIPKSGNKTLKNQELKSASINPKNQPSKKQSRKAENPSRIPVVSQWSSDLKSSNLLICKNSACRATLNTSDTFCKRCSCCICHLFDDNKDPSLWLECAAESGDDESCGLSCHLECAFRRGKLGVLNLGQLLQLDGSYCCYSCGKVSGILGCWKKQLGIAKDARRVDILCSRVDISFRLLDGTSRFKDLHEIVSKLKAKLDEEVGPVSDVSAKMARGIVSRLSIASDVQTLCTLAIEKADEWVATVSGTNRNCIEGSLPAACRFLFNEVTSSSVVIVLIELPTSPLKDILGYNLWYCKSREESYTNEPVCVFPRSQRRLLISNLLPCTEYSFRIVSYTEAGELGHSEATRFTKSVEITSLKKAAVNHIKETNQVVGSSSFDIEHKTSADVEFDSGFKVRDLGNILLLSWDRDQGCLDGVCHASVEKFRGASNTVKAECIKEDRLPPVSRELDLNVASVPDLNDELAPPVESSRDEDNECTLERAVSGDDAVSHDNQENGIVRSHGSGDSQNWTQIPTGEVSTLDSKGGRISRKRAASAIEETYDCDSTMINGSPSKIGKVSGSLDENFEYSVKIIRWLECEGYIKQEFRLKLLTWFSLRSTEQERRVVNTFIQTLIDDPSSLAGQLVDSFSDIVSDKTQQNGFCSKLWH; translated from the exons ATGAGAGAGTTCATGCAGGTGCCACCAATGATGG cTTCTGGTGTCCAGAGTCTTTCTTCTAGTGTGCAAAGCACTCCAGAGAAAAATGGACAGTCAGATGGTTCTAGAAGTCCAGAGCTTCTCCAAGAGTATCTGATTTCAGGTCCAAGGAAAGATCTATTTCAAACTTGCTTGGATAAGGAAAAGAAGCATTCTGCTTCATCAAAATGCAAAATGCTTGACCATATTCCCAAGAGTGGTAACAAAACTCTTAAAAATCAGGAGCTAAAGAGTGCATCTATCAATCCCAAAAATCAGCCTTCAAAGAAGCAAAGCAGAAAAGCAGAGAACCCCTCTCGAATTCCAGTGGTTTCACAGTGGTCTTCTGATTTAAAATCTTCAAATTTATTGATCTGTAAAAACTCTGCCTGTAGAGCCACTTTAAACACATCTGACACCTTTTGCAAGAGGTGCTCTTGCTGCATTTGTCACTTGTTTGATGACAACAAGGATCCTAGTCTTTGGCTGGAATGTGCAGCCGAATCTGGTGATGATGAGTCTTGTGGCTTATCTTGCCACCTTGAGTGTGCTTTCCGGCGTGGAAAACTAGGCGTTTTGAATCTTGGGCAATTGCTTCAACTAGATGGAAGTTATTGCTGTTATTCCTGCGGTAAAGTTTCAGGAATACTAGG TTGTTGGAAGAAGCAGCTTGGTATAGCCAAGGACGCTCGGCGTGTTGATATCCTCTGTTCTAGGGTAGACATAAGCTTTAGACTCTTAGATGGAACTTCTAGGTTTAAAGATCTCCATGAGATTGTTAGCAAACTCAAGGCCAAACTAGATGAAGAAGTGGGTCCAGTGAGTGATGTTTCAGCTAAGATGGCTCGAGGTATTGTTAGCAGGTTATCTATTGCCAGTGACGTGCAGACCCTTTGCACACTTGCAATTGAGAAAGCAGATGAATGGGTGGCAACAGTGTCTGGTACCAACCGAAATTGCATTG AAGGTTCATTACCAGCAGCATGCAGATTTCTGTTCAACGAAGTGACATCATCCTCAGTTGTGATTGTTTTAATAGAACTACCCACTTCACCTCTAAAAGATATTTTGGGGTATAATCTCTGGTACTGCAAATCCAGAGAAGAATCATATACAAATGAGCCTGTATGCGTCTTCCCAAGATCTCAGAGAAGGCTATTAATATCCAACTTGCTACCTTGCACGGAGTACTCATTTCGCATAGTATCTTATACAGAAGCAGGCGAGTTGGGACACTCTGAAGCAACCCGTTTCACCAAAAGCGTGGAAATTACTAGTCTTAAGAAAGCTgcagtaaatcatataaaagagACTAACCAAGTTGTTGGAAGTTCAAGTTTTGATATAGAGCACAAGACTTCAGCAGATGTTGAATTTGATTCTGGTTTCAAGGTCCGTGATCTTGGGAATATCCTCCTTCTTTCCTGGGATCGGGATCAAGGCTGCCTTGACGGCGTTTGTCATGCTAGTGTAGAAAAATTTCGTGGAGCCAGTAACACGGTAAAGGCTGAATGCATAAAAGAAGATCGCCTGCCACCTGTCTCACGCGAACTTGATTTAAATGTTGCTTCAGTTCCAGATTTAAATGACGAGCTAGCACCACCAGTTGAGTCCTCTCGGGATGAAGATAATGAATGCACTTTGGAAAGAGCTGTCAGTGGAGATGATGCGGTCTCGCATGATAATCAGGAGAATGGAATAGTTAGGTCCCATGGGAGTGGCGACTCCCAAAACTGGACCCAAATACCAACTGGCGAGGTGTCGACTCTCGACTCAAAGGGTGGAAGGATATCAAGGAAGAGAGCAGCCAGTGCAATTGAGGAAACATATGATTGTGATAGCACTATGATAAATGGATCTCCATCCAAAATTGGTAAGGTGTCAGGCTCTCTGGATGAGAACTTTGAGTACTCTGTAAAGATAATCCGTTGGCTGGAATGTGAGGGTtacattaaacaggaatttagGTTAAAATTACTAACATGGTTCAGTTTAAGATCAACTGAGCAGGAACGCAGGGTGGTTAATACCTTTATTCAAACTCTAATTGATGATCCTAGTAGTTTGGCAGGGCAATTGGTTGATTCCTTTTCTGATATTGTTTCTGATAAGACGCAGCAAAATGGATTTTGCAGCAAGCTGTGGCATTGA
- the LOC108196506 gene encoding VIN3-like protein 1 isoform X3 — protein sequence MYIENYGKASGVQSLSSSVQSTPEKNGQSDGSRSPELLQEYLISGPRKDLFQTCLDKEKKHSASSKCKMLDHIPKSGNKTLKNQELKSASINPKNQPSKKQSRKAENPSRIPVVSQWSSDLKSSNLLICKNSACRATLNTSDTFCKRCSCCICHLFDDNKDPSLWLECAAESGDDESCGLSCHLECAFRRGKLGVLNLGQLLQLDGSYCCYSCGKVSGILGCWKKQLGIAKDARRVDILCSRVDISFRLLDGTSRFKDLHEIVSKLKAKLDEEVGPVSDVSAKMARGIVSRLSIASDVQTLCTLAIEKADEWVATVSGTNRNCIEGSLPAACRFLFNEVTSSSVVIVLIELPTSPLKDILGYNLWYCKSREESYTNEPVCVFPRSQRRLLISNLLPCTEYSFRIVSYTEAGELGHSEATRFTKSVEITSLKKAAVNHIKETNQVVGSSSFDIEHKTSADVEFDSGFKVRDLGNILLLSWDRDQGCLDGVCHASVEKFRGASNTVKAECIKEDRLPPVSRELDLNVASVPDLNDELAPPVESSRDEDNECTLERAVSGDDAVSHDNQENGIVRSHGSGDSQNWTQIPTGEVSTLDSKGGRISRKRAASAIEETYDCDSTMINGSPSKIGKVSGSLDENFEYSVKIIRWLECEGYIKQEFRLKLLTWFSLRSTEQERRVVNTFIQTLIDDPSSLAGQLVDSFSDIVSDKTQQNGFCSKLWH from the exons ATGTATATCGAAAATTATGGTAAAG cTTCTGGTGTCCAGAGTCTTTCTTCTAGTGTGCAAAGCACTCCAGAGAAAAATGGACAGTCAGATGGTTCTAGAAGTCCAGAGCTTCTCCAAGAGTATCTGATTTCAGGTCCAAGGAAAGATCTATTTCAAACTTGCTTGGATAAGGAAAAGAAGCATTCTGCTTCATCAAAATGCAAAATGCTTGACCATATTCCCAAGAGTGGTAACAAAACTCTTAAAAATCAGGAGCTAAAGAGTGCATCTATCAATCCCAAAAATCAGCCTTCAAAGAAGCAAAGCAGAAAAGCAGAGAACCCCTCTCGAATTCCAGTGGTTTCACAGTGGTCTTCTGATTTAAAATCTTCAAATTTATTGATCTGTAAAAACTCTGCCTGTAGAGCCACTTTAAACACATCTGACACCTTTTGCAAGAGGTGCTCTTGCTGCATTTGTCACTTGTTTGATGACAACAAGGATCCTAGTCTTTGGCTGGAATGTGCAGCCGAATCTGGTGATGATGAGTCTTGTGGCTTATCTTGCCACCTTGAGTGTGCTTTCCGGCGTGGAAAACTAGGCGTTTTGAATCTTGGGCAATTGCTTCAACTAGATGGAAGTTATTGCTGTTATTCCTGCGGTAAAGTTTCAGGAATACTAGG TTGTTGGAAGAAGCAGCTTGGTATAGCCAAGGACGCTCGGCGTGTTGATATCCTCTGTTCTAGGGTAGACATAAGCTTTAGACTCTTAGATGGAACTTCTAGGTTTAAAGATCTCCATGAGATTGTTAGCAAACTCAAGGCCAAACTAGATGAAGAAGTGGGTCCAGTGAGTGATGTTTCAGCTAAGATGGCTCGAGGTATTGTTAGCAGGTTATCTATTGCCAGTGACGTGCAGACCCTTTGCACACTTGCAATTGAGAAAGCAGATGAATGGGTGGCAACAGTGTCTGGTACCAACCGAAATTGCATTG AAGGTTCATTACCAGCAGCATGCAGATTTCTGTTCAACGAAGTGACATCATCCTCAGTTGTGATTGTTTTAATAGAACTACCCACTTCACCTCTAAAAGATATTTTGGGGTATAATCTCTGGTACTGCAAATCCAGAGAAGAATCATATACAAATGAGCCTGTATGCGTCTTCCCAAGATCTCAGAGAAGGCTATTAATATCCAACTTGCTACCTTGCACGGAGTACTCATTTCGCATAGTATCTTATACAGAAGCAGGCGAGTTGGGACACTCTGAAGCAACCCGTTTCACCAAAAGCGTGGAAATTACTAGTCTTAAGAAAGCTgcagtaaatcatataaaagagACTAACCAAGTTGTTGGAAGTTCAAGTTTTGATATAGAGCACAAGACTTCAGCAGATGTTGAATTTGATTCTGGTTTCAAGGTCCGTGATCTTGGGAATATCCTCCTTCTTTCCTGGGATCGGGATCAAGGCTGCCTTGACGGCGTTTGTCATGCTAGTGTAGAAAAATTTCGTGGAGCCAGTAACACGGTAAAGGCTGAATGCATAAAAGAAGATCGCCTGCCACCTGTCTCACGCGAACTTGATTTAAATGTTGCTTCAGTTCCAGATTTAAATGACGAGCTAGCACCACCAGTTGAGTCCTCTCGGGATGAAGATAATGAATGCACTTTGGAAAGAGCTGTCAGTGGAGATGATGCGGTCTCGCATGATAATCAGGAGAATGGAATAGTTAGGTCCCATGGGAGTGGCGACTCCCAAAACTGGACCCAAATACCAACTGGCGAGGTGTCGACTCTCGACTCAAAGGGTGGAAGGATATCAAGGAAGAGAGCAGCCAGTGCAATTGAGGAAACATATGATTGTGATAGCACTATGATAAATGGATCTCCATCCAAAATTGGTAAGGTGTCAGGCTCTCTGGATGAGAACTTTGAGTACTCTGTAAAGATAATCCGTTGGCTGGAATGTGAGGGTtacattaaacaggaatttagGTTAAAATTACTAACATGGTTCAGTTTAAGATCAACTGAGCAGGAACGCAGGGTGGTTAATACCTTTATTCAAACTCTAATTGATGATCCTAGTAGTTTGGCAGGGCAATTGGTTGATTCCTTTTCTGATATTGTTTCTGATAAGACGCAGCAAAATGGATTTTGCAGCAAGCTGTGGCATTGA
- the LOC108196506 gene encoding VIN3-like protein 1 isoform X1: protein MREFMQVPPMMASGVQSLSSSVQSTPEKNGQSDGSRSPELLQEYLISGPRKDLFQTCLDKEKKHSASSKCKMLDHIPKSGNKTLKNQELKSASINPKNQPSKKQSRKAENPSRIPVVSQWSSDLKSSNLLICKNSACRATLNTSDTFCKRCSCCICHLFDDNKDPSLWLECAAESGDDESCGLSCHLECAFRRGKLGVLNLGQLLQLDGSYCCYSCGKVSGILGCWKKQLGIAKDARRVDILCSRVDISFRLLDGTSRFKDLHEIVSKLKAKLDEEVGPVSDVSAKMARGIVSRLSIASDVQTLCTLAIEKADEWVATVSGTNRNCIAEGSLPAACRFLFNEVTSSSVVIVLIELPTSPLKDILGYNLWYCKSREESYTNEPVCVFPRSQRRLLISNLLPCTEYSFRIVSYTEAGELGHSEATRFTKSVEITSLKKAAVNHIKETNQVVGSSSFDIEHKTSADVEFDSGFKVRDLGNILLLSWDRDQGCLDGVCHASVEKFRGASNTVKAECIKEDRLPPVSRELDLNVASVPDLNDELAPPVESSRDEDNECTLERAVSGDDAVSHDNQENGIVRSHGSGDSQNWTQIPTGEVSTLDSKGGRISRKRAASAIEETYDCDSTMINGSPSKIGKVSGSLDENFEYSVKIIRWLECEGYIKQEFRLKLLTWFSLRSTEQERRVVNTFIQTLIDDPSSLAGQLVDSFSDIVSDKTQQNGFCSKLWH, encoded by the exons ATGAGAGAGTTCATGCAGGTGCCACCAATGATGG cTTCTGGTGTCCAGAGTCTTTCTTCTAGTGTGCAAAGCACTCCAGAGAAAAATGGACAGTCAGATGGTTCTAGAAGTCCAGAGCTTCTCCAAGAGTATCTGATTTCAGGTCCAAGGAAAGATCTATTTCAAACTTGCTTGGATAAGGAAAAGAAGCATTCTGCTTCATCAAAATGCAAAATGCTTGACCATATTCCCAAGAGTGGTAACAAAACTCTTAAAAATCAGGAGCTAAAGAGTGCATCTATCAATCCCAAAAATCAGCCTTCAAAGAAGCAAAGCAGAAAAGCAGAGAACCCCTCTCGAATTCCAGTGGTTTCACAGTGGTCTTCTGATTTAAAATCTTCAAATTTATTGATCTGTAAAAACTCTGCCTGTAGAGCCACTTTAAACACATCTGACACCTTTTGCAAGAGGTGCTCTTGCTGCATTTGTCACTTGTTTGATGACAACAAGGATCCTAGTCTTTGGCTGGAATGTGCAGCCGAATCTGGTGATGATGAGTCTTGTGGCTTATCTTGCCACCTTGAGTGTGCTTTCCGGCGTGGAAAACTAGGCGTTTTGAATCTTGGGCAATTGCTTCAACTAGATGGAAGTTATTGCTGTTATTCCTGCGGTAAAGTTTCAGGAATACTAGG TTGTTGGAAGAAGCAGCTTGGTATAGCCAAGGACGCTCGGCGTGTTGATATCCTCTGTTCTAGGGTAGACATAAGCTTTAGACTCTTAGATGGAACTTCTAGGTTTAAAGATCTCCATGAGATTGTTAGCAAACTCAAGGCCAAACTAGATGAAGAAGTGGGTCCAGTGAGTGATGTTTCAGCTAAGATGGCTCGAGGTATTGTTAGCAGGTTATCTATTGCCAGTGACGTGCAGACCCTTTGCACACTTGCAATTGAGAAAGCAGATGAATGGGTGGCAACAGTGTCTGGTACCAACCGAAATTGCATTG CAGAAGGTTCATTACCAGCAGCATGCAGATTTCTGTTCAACGAAGTGACATCATCCTCAGTTGTGATTGTTTTAATAGAACTACCCACTTCACCTCTAAAAGATATTTTGGGGTATAATCTCTGGTACTGCAAATCCAGAGAAGAATCATATACAAATGAGCCTGTATGCGTCTTCCCAAGATCTCAGAGAAGGCTATTAATATCCAACTTGCTACCTTGCACGGAGTACTCATTTCGCATAGTATCTTATACAGAAGCAGGCGAGTTGGGACACTCTGAAGCAACCCGTTTCACCAAAAGCGTGGAAATTACTAGTCTTAAGAAAGCTgcagtaaatcatataaaagagACTAACCAAGTTGTTGGAAGTTCAAGTTTTGATATAGAGCACAAGACTTCAGCAGATGTTGAATTTGATTCTGGTTTCAAGGTCCGTGATCTTGGGAATATCCTCCTTCTTTCCTGGGATCGGGATCAAGGCTGCCTTGACGGCGTTTGTCATGCTAGTGTAGAAAAATTTCGTGGAGCCAGTAACACGGTAAAGGCTGAATGCATAAAAGAAGATCGCCTGCCACCTGTCTCACGCGAACTTGATTTAAATGTTGCTTCAGTTCCAGATTTAAATGACGAGCTAGCACCACCAGTTGAGTCCTCTCGGGATGAAGATAATGAATGCACTTTGGAAAGAGCTGTCAGTGGAGATGATGCGGTCTCGCATGATAATCAGGAGAATGGAATAGTTAGGTCCCATGGGAGTGGCGACTCCCAAAACTGGACCCAAATACCAACTGGCGAGGTGTCGACTCTCGACTCAAAGGGTGGAAGGATATCAAGGAAGAGAGCAGCCAGTGCAATTGAGGAAACATATGATTGTGATAGCACTATGATAAATGGATCTCCATCCAAAATTGGTAAGGTGTCAGGCTCTCTGGATGAGAACTTTGAGTACTCTGTAAAGATAATCCGTTGGCTGGAATGTGAGGGTtacattaaacaggaatttagGTTAAAATTACTAACATGGTTCAGTTTAAGATCAACTGAGCAGGAACGCAGGGTGGTTAATACCTTTATTCAAACTCTAATTGATGATCCTAGTAGTTTGGCAGGGCAATTGGTTGATTCCTTTTCTGATATTGTTTCTGATAAGACGCAGCAAAATGGATTTTGCAGCAAGCTGTGGCATTGA
- the LOC108196506 gene encoding VIN3-like protein 1 isoform X4 gives MYIENYASGVQSLSSSVQSTPEKNGQSDGSRSPELLQEYLISGPRKDLFQTCLDKEKKHSASSKCKMLDHIPKSGNKTLKNQELKSASINPKNQPSKKQSRKAENPSRIPVVSQWSSDLKSSNLLICKNSACRATLNTSDTFCKRCSCCICHLFDDNKDPSLWLECAAESGDDESCGLSCHLECAFRRGKLGVLNLGQLLQLDGSYCCYSCGKVSGILGCWKKQLGIAKDARRVDILCSRVDISFRLLDGTSRFKDLHEIVSKLKAKLDEEVGPVSDVSAKMARGIVSRLSIASDVQTLCTLAIEKADEWVATVSGTNRNCIAEGSLPAACRFLFNEVTSSSVVIVLIELPTSPLKDILGYNLWYCKSREESYTNEPVCVFPRSQRRLLISNLLPCTEYSFRIVSYTEAGELGHSEATRFTKSVEITSLKKAAVNHIKETNQVVGSSSFDIEHKTSADVEFDSGFKVRDLGNILLLSWDRDQGCLDGVCHASVEKFRGASNTVKAECIKEDRLPPVSRELDLNVASVPDLNDELAPPVESSRDEDNECTLERAVSGDDAVSHDNQENGIVRSHGSGDSQNWTQIPTGEVSTLDSKGGRISRKRAASAIEETYDCDSTMINGSPSKIGKVSGSLDENFEYSVKIIRWLECEGYIKQEFRLKLLTWFSLRSTEQERRVVNTFIQTLIDDPSSLAGQLVDSFSDIVSDKTQQNGFCSKLWH, from the exons ATGTATATCGAAAATTATG cTTCTGGTGTCCAGAGTCTTTCTTCTAGTGTGCAAAGCACTCCAGAGAAAAATGGACAGTCAGATGGTTCTAGAAGTCCAGAGCTTCTCCAAGAGTATCTGATTTCAGGTCCAAGGAAAGATCTATTTCAAACTTGCTTGGATAAGGAAAAGAAGCATTCTGCTTCATCAAAATGCAAAATGCTTGACCATATTCCCAAGAGTGGTAACAAAACTCTTAAAAATCAGGAGCTAAAGAGTGCATCTATCAATCCCAAAAATCAGCCTTCAAAGAAGCAAAGCAGAAAAGCAGAGAACCCCTCTCGAATTCCAGTGGTTTCACAGTGGTCTTCTGATTTAAAATCTTCAAATTTATTGATCTGTAAAAACTCTGCCTGTAGAGCCACTTTAAACACATCTGACACCTTTTGCAAGAGGTGCTCTTGCTGCATTTGTCACTTGTTTGATGACAACAAGGATCCTAGTCTTTGGCTGGAATGTGCAGCCGAATCTGGTGATGATGAGTCTTGTGGCTTATCTTGCCACCTTGAGTGTGCTTTCCGGCGTGGAAAACTAGGCGTTTTGAATCTTGGGCAATTGCTTCAACTAGATGGAAGTTATTGCTGTTATTCCTGCGGTAAAGTTTCAGGAATACTAGG TTGTTGGAAGAAGCAGCTTGGTATAGCCAAGGACGCTCGGCGTGTTGATATCCTCTGTTCTAGGGTAGACATAAGCTTTAGACTCTTAGATGGAACTTCTAGGTTTAAAGATCTCCATGAGATTGTTAGCAAACTCAAGGCCAAACTAGATGAAGAAGTGGGTCCAGTGAGTGATGTTTCAGCTAAGATGGCTCGAGGTATTGTTAGCAGGTTATCTATTGCCAGTGACGTGCAGACCCTTTGCACACTTGCAATTGAGAAAGCAGATGAATGGGTGGCAACAGTGTCTGGTACCAACCGAAATTGCATTG CAGAAGGTTCATTACCAGCAGCATGCAGATTTCTGTTCAACGAAGTGACATCATCCTCAGTTGTGATTGTTTTAATAGAACTACCCACTTCACCTCTAAAAGATATTTTGGGGTATAATCTCTGGTACTGCAAATCCAGAGAAGAATCATATACAAATGAGCCTGTATGCGTCTTCCCAAGATCTCAGAGAAGGCTATTAATATCCAACTTGCTACCTTGCACGGAGTACTCATTTCGCATAGTATCTTATACAGAAGCAGGCGAGTTGGGACACTCTGAAGCAACCCGTTTCACCAAAAGCGTGGAAATTACTAGTCTTAAGAAAGCTgcagtaaatcatataaaagagACTAACCAAGTTGTTGGAAGTTCAAGTTTTGATATAGAGCACAAGACTTCAGCAGATGTTGAATTTGATTCTGGTTTCAAGGTCCGTGATCTTGGGAATATCCTCCTTCTTTCCTGGGATCGGGATCAAGGCTGCCTTGACGGCGTTTGTCATGCTAGTGTAGAAAAATTTCGTGGAGCCAGTAACACGGTAAAGGCTGAATGCATAAAAGAAGATCGCCTGCCACCTGTCTCACGCGAACTTGATTTAAATGTTGCTTCAGTTCCAGATTTAAATGACGAGCTAGCACCACCAGTTGAGTCCTCTCGGGATGAAGATAATGAATGCACTTTGGAAAGAGCTGTCAGTGGAGATGATGCGGTCTCGCATGATAATCAGGAGAATGGAATAGTTAGGTCCCATGGGAGTGGCGACTCCCAAAACTGGACCCAAATACCAACTGGCGAGGTGTCGACTCTCGACTCAAAGGGTGGAAGGATATCAAGGAAGAGAGCAGCCAGTGCAATTGAGGAAACATATGATTGTGATAGCACTATGATAAATGGATCTCCATCCAAAATTGGTAAGGTGTCAGGCTCTCTGGATGAGAACTTTGAGTACTCTGTAAAGATAATCCGTTGGCTGGAATGTGAGGGTtacattaaacaggaatttagGTTAAAATTACTAACATGGTTCAGTTTAAGATCAACTGAGCAGGAACGCAGGGTGGTTAATACCTTTATTCAAACTCTAATTGATGATCCTAGTAGTTTGGCAGGGCAATTGGTTGATTCCTTTTCTGATATTGTTTCTGATAAGACGCAGCAAAATGGATTTTGCAGCAAGCTGTGGCATTGA
- the LOC108196506 gene encoding VIN3-like protein 1 isoform X2: MYIENYGKASGVQSLSSSVQSTPEKNGQSDGSRSPELLQEYLISGPRKDLFQTCLDKEKKHSASSKCKMLDHIPKSGNKTLKNQELKSASINPKNQPSKKQSRKAENPSRIPVVSQWSSDLKSSNLLICKNSACRATLNTSDTFCKRCSCCICHLFDDNKDPSLWLECAAESGDDESCGLSCHLECAFRRGKLGVLNLGQLLQLDGSYCCYSCGKVSGILGCWKKQLGIAKDARRVDILCSRVDISFRLLDGTSRFKDLHEIVSKLKAKLDEEVGPVSDVSAKMARGIVSRLSIASDVQTLCTLAIEKADEWVATVSGTNRNCIAEGSLPAACRFLFNEVTSSSVVIVLIELPTSPLKDILGYNLWYCKSREESYTNEPVCVFPRSQRRLLISNLLPCTEYSFRIVSYTEAGELGHSEATRFTKSVEITSLKKAAVNHIKETNQVVGSSSFDIEHKTSADVEFDSGFKVRDLGNILLLSWDRDQGCLDGVCHASVEKFRGASNTVKAECIKEDRLPPVSRELDLNVASVPDLNDELAPPVESSRDEDNECTLERAVSGDDAVSHDNQENGIVRSHGSGDSQNWTQIPTGEVSTLDSKGGRISRKRAASAIEETYDCDSTMINGSPSKIGKVSGSLDENFEYSVKIIRWLECEGYIKQEFRLKLLTWFSLRSTEQERRVVNTFIQTLIDDPSSLAGQLVDSFSDIVSDKTQQNGFCSKLWH, from the exons ATGTATATCGAAAATTATGGTAAAG cTTCTGGTGTCCAGAGTCTTTCTTCTAGTGTGCAAAGCACTCCAGAGAAAAATGGACAGTCAGATGGTTCTAGAAGTCCAGAGCTTCTCCAAGAGTATCTGATTTCAGGTCCAAGGAAAGATCTATTTCAAACTTGCTTGGATAAGGAAAAGAAGCATTCTGCTTCATCAAAATGCAAAATGCTTGACCATATTCCCAAGAGTGGTAACAAAACTCTTAAAAATCAGGAGCTAAAGAGTGCATCTATCAATCCCAAAAATCAGCCTTCAAAGAAGCAAAGCAGAAAAGCAGAGAACCCCTCTCGAATTCCAGTGGTTTCACAGTGGTCTTCTGATTTAAAATCTTCAAATTTATTGATCTGTAAAAACTCTGCCTGTAGAGCCACTTTAAACACATCTGACACCTTTTGCAAGAGGTGCTCTTGCTGCATTTGTCACTTGTTTGATGACAACAAGGATCCTAGTCTTTGGCTGGAATGTGCAGCCGAATCTGGTGATGATGAGTCTTGTGGCTTATCTTGCCACCTTGAGTGTGCTTTCCGGCGTGGAAAACTAGGCGTTTTGAATCTTGGGCAATTGCTTCAACTAGATGGAAGTTATTGCTGTTATTCCTGCGGTAAAGTTTCAGGAATACTAGG TTGTTGGAAGAAGCAGCTTGGTATAGCCAAGGACGCTCGGCGTGTTGATATCCTCTGTTCTAGGGTAGACATAAGCTTTAGACTCTTAGATGGAACTTCTAGGTTTAAAGATCTCCATGAGATTGTTAGCAAACTCAAGGCCAAACTAGATGAAGAAGTGGGTCCAGTGAGTGATGTTTCAGCTAAGATGGCTCGAGGTATTGTTAGCAGGTTATCTATTGCCAGTGACGTGCAGACCCTTTGCACACTTGCAATTGAGAAAGCAGATGAATGGGTGGCAACAGTGTCTGGTACCAACCGAAATTGCATTG CAGAAGGTTCATTACCAGCAGCATGCAGATTTCTGTTCAACGAAGTGACATCATCCTCAGTTGTGATTGTTTTAATAGAACTACCCACTTCACCTCTAAAAGATATTTTGGGGTATAATCTCTGGTACTGCAAATCCAGAGAAGAATCATATACAAATGAGCCTGTATGCGTCTTCCCAAGATCTCAGAGAAGGCTATTAATATCCAACTTGCTACCTTGCACGGAGTACTCATTTCGCATAGTATCTTATACAGAAGCAGGCGAGTTGGGACACTCTGAAGCAACCCGTTTCACCAAAAGCGTGGAAATTACTAGTCTTAAGAAAGCTgcagtaaatcatataaaagagACTAACCAAGTTGTTGGAAGTTCAAGTTTTGATATAGAGCACAAGACTTCAGCAGATGTTGAATTTGATTCTGGTTTCAAGGTCCGTGATCTTGGGAATATCCTCCTTCTTTCCTGGGATCGGGATCAAGGCTGCCTTGACGGCGTTTGTCATGCTAGTGTAGAAAAATTTCGTGGAGCCAGTAACACGGTAAAGGCTGAATGCATAAAAGAAGATCGCCTGCCACCTGTCTCACGCGAACTTGATTTAAATGTTGCTTCAGTTCCAGATTTAAATGACGAGCTAGCACCACCAGTTGAGTCCTCTCGGGATGAAGATAATGAATGCACTTTGGAAAGAGCTGTCAGTGGAGATGATGCGGTCTCGCATGATAATCAGGAGAATGGAATAGTTAGGTCCCATGGGAGTGGCGACTCCCAAAACTGGACCCAAATACCAACTGGCGAGGTGTCGACTCTCGACTCAAAGGGTGGAAGGATATCAAGGAAGAGAGCAGCCAGTGCAATTGAGGAAACATATGATTGTGATAGCACTATGATAAATGGATCTCCATCCAAAATTGGTAAGGTGTCAGGCTCTCTGGATGAGAACTTTGAGTACTCTGTAAAGATAATCCGTTGGCTGGAATGTGAGGGTtacattaaacaggaatttagGTTAAAATTACTAACATGGTTCAGTTTAAGATCAACTGAGCAGGAACGCAGGGTGGTTAATACCTTTATTCAAACTCTAATTGATGATCCTAGTAGTTTGGCAGGGCAATTGGTTGATTCCTTTTCTGATATTGTTTCTGATAAGACGCAGCAAAATGGATTTTGCAGCAAGCTGTGGCATTGA